Proteins from a genomic interval of Trichoderma breve strain T069 chromosome 2, whole genome shotgun sequence:
- a CDS encoding GPR1/FUN34/yaaH family domain-containing protein — protein sequence MATPGTDPIEGQYNKESAADVPTNGHHVSNGMGSGQQFQQPQQYQQYPGYGQFVPFSNTQDPRGGPHQAMISQVYQPTLGKIGNPGPLGLIGFALTTFVLGLYQCGAGLPNSNPLGNVGPDQAVFGVAVFFGGMAQFVAGVMEFVLGNTFGCTLHCSYGAFWLAFAMFSVPTLGIQAAYNGDQRAFSFAVGIFLIIWCFLTIIFFVAALKTNFTILMVLGLLALSFFFLSIAQFVSTEHTTAAVRLNRAGGAFAVFCAMFAFYAGAAGLMLKDTTFVTFPLGEIPYPSVKRERAAAAAKNV from the exons ATGGCTACCCCAGGTACCGACCCCATCGAGGGACAATATAACAAAGAATCCGCGGCCGACGTGCCCACCAACGGGCATCATGTTTCCAATGGCATGGGCTCGGGACAGCAGTTccagcagccccagcagTATCAGCAGTATCCGGGCTATGGACAATTTGTTCCGTTTAGCAACACCCAAGATCCTCGGGGCGGACCTCACCAGGCCATGATCTCCCAGGTCTACCAACCTACCCTTGGTAAGATTGGTAACCCAGGTCCTCTTGGTCTGATCGGTTTCGCTTTGACGACCTTCGTGCTCGGACTTTACCAGTGCGGTGCTGG TCTCCCTAATTCCAATCCATTGGGCAACGTCGGCCCTGATCAGGCTGTCTTCGGTGTGGCTGTCTTCTTCGGAGGCATGGCTCAGTTTGTTGCTGGCGTCATGGAATTTGTCCTTGGCAATACCTTCGGTTGTACTCTCCACTGTTCATACGGGGCTTTCTGGcttgcctttgccatgtTCTCAGTCCCTACACTGGGCATCCAGGCCGCCTATAATGGAGATCAGCGTGCCTTTagctttgctgttggcattTTCCTCATCATATGGTGCTtcctcaccatcatcttctttgttgcgGCGCTCAAGACAAACTTTACCATCTTGATGGTGCTTGGCCTGCTTGCgctgtctttcttcttcctcagcatTGCGCAGTTCGTCTCAACGGAGCACACCACTGCGGCGGTGCGATTGAACCGAGCCGGTGGTGCCTTTGCCGTCTTCTGTGCCATGTTTGCATTCTACGCTGGAGCGGCAGGCCTCATGCTCAAAGACACAACTTTTGTCACCTTCCCACTTGGAGAGATTCCATATCCCTCAGTCAAGCGAGAGAGGGCCGCAGCCGCGGCGAAAAATGTCTAG
- a CDS encoding gatB/GatE catalytic domain-containing protein, with product MSRRSVGELSRYLLEGRISQRGCINGRRLSSRTVPVWSSLRPPYALRHLHTQPEPAAAAASSQPIHVPLRKQLKEQAKQAKKQGKKKSKGDSQTVDGWELTVGIEIHAQLNTSRKLFSPAATSFNDEPNSHVALFDVAMPGSQPLFQKETLIPAIRAALALNCEIQPPSGYQITQFYEPFAKKGHITLLARDGISTEDGESVTVGIKQVQLEQDTAKTLAQTGSVHWLDFNRVGVPLIEIITEPEIHHPRTAAVFVRKIQLLLNTVDSKKLGTRTEIKNLSTIKAVEDAIIAERDRQIRQLEAGGVIAGETRGWTIGSKETRRLRGKEGEVDYRYMPDPDLPPLVIGNDIVQRLQTSLAVLPDTELDKLVNHYGLTPKDALSLITLDNGSRVQYFYRVLALLEIKSYSTLAGNWILHELGRLTTYKAGPLASGDLSFTQLGECAQVSEEDLSQLLYHLYRKHITGKVAKELLMAVYLGELEGGILEAINNNDLWFKEISQEEYEALAAEAAAGEDKVLEEFADEQKYPQGKLMYLVGKMMRLGPTERIDPAVAENAMRQWIERFHGR from the exons ATGAGTCGCAGATCTGTGGGCGAGCTCAGCAGGTATCTGCTCGAGGGCCGCATATCACAGCGAGGATGCATTAACGGTCGGCGGCTGTCTTCACGAACAGTGCCTGTCTGGTCGTCTCTTCGTCCACCTTACGCCCTGCGGCACCTCCATACGCAGCCTGaaccagcggcggcagcagcatcatcacagcCAATCCATGTCCCACTGCGGAAACAGCTCAAGGAGCAGGCAAAGCAAGCCAAaaaacaaggcaaaaagaaatccaAGGGCGACTCCCAAACCGTTGACGGCTGGGAGCTGACCGTCGGAATTGAGATCCATGCCCAGCTCAATACGTCTCGCAAGCTGTTTTCGCCGGCCGCAACCTCCTTCAACGATGAGCCAAACAGCCACGTGGCACTGTTTGATGTTGCAATGCCGGGCAGCCAGCCATTGTTTCAAAAGGAGACTCTGATTCCAGCTATTCGGGCAGCACTGGCCCTCAACTGCGAGATACAGCCT CCTTCGGGATATCAGATTACGCAATTCTACGAGCCGTTTGCTAAAAAGGGACACATTACGCTCCTTGCTCGTGATGGCATCTCTACGGAGGATGGCGAGAGCGTCACCGTCGGTATCAAACAAGTGCAGCTCGAGCAGGACACAGCCAAGACCCTCGCACAGACGGGAAGCGTTCACTGGCTGGATTTCAACCGTGTGGGCGTACCCTTGATTGAAATAATCACCGAGCCCGAGATTCATCACCCTCGCACGGCTGCTGTGTTTGTGCGCAaaatccagctgcttctcaacACTGTGGACTC CAAGAAGCTTGGCACCCGTACAGAGATTAAAAACTTGAGTACGATCAAGGCCGTGGAGGATGCCATCATTGCCGAGCGCGATCGTCAAATTCGACAGTTGGAAGCAGGCGGCGTGATTGCTGGCGAGACGCGTGGCTGGACAATTGGATCCAAGGAAACCCGTCGTTTGCGTGGTAAAGAGGGCGAAGTTGATTATCGTTACATGCCCGACCCTGACCTACCGCCGCTTGTTATTGGGAACGACATTGTCCAACGTCTGCAGACATCGCTTGCTGTTCTGCCAGATACCGAGCTTGACAAGCTGGTTAATCACTACGGCCTCACTCCCAAGGAtgccctctccctcatcacACTGGACAATGGATCGCGTGTGCAGTACTTTTATCGCGTCCTAGCTTTGCTGGAGA TCAAGTCGTACTCAACATTGGCCGGAAACTGGATCCTTCATGAGCTCGGCCGCCTGACGACCTACAAAGCTGGTCCGCTTGCGTCGGGAGATCTGTCATTTACCCAGCTCGGGGAATGTGCTCAAGTGTCCGAGGAGGACTTGTCGCAGCTTCTCTATCACCTCTACCGCAAGCACATCACGGGTAAAGTAGCAAAGGAGCTTCTCATGGCCGTATACTTGGGTGAACTTGAAGGAGGAATCCtggaagccatcaacaacaacgacCTGTGGTTCAAAGAGATTTCCCAGGAAGAGTACGAAGcccttgctgctgaggccgcCGCGGGTGAAGACAAGGTGCTGGAAGAATTCGCCGACGAGCAAAAGTATCCCCAGGGCAAGCTCATGTATCTAGTTGGCAAGATGATGCGCCTCGGACCCACTGAGAGGATTGATCCCGCAGTGGCAGAGAACGCGATGAGGCAATGGATCGAAAGATTCCACGGCAGGTGA
- a CDS encoding acetyltransferase (GNAT) domain-containing protein yields MSQETLHLAPNLYTKRLTLTLIDFDKKDDEEAFIELLATMVGEYMKISAQEARKNAVESIEFYRSYGRIQPKLLGGQRIDKSAIWLIRLGANSPHGQCVGTTYVVQRSLMPDQNWILLPDYRGMGYATEASNAVLRYFCDGLGLRDMMAVIAPGNLKSPAVAKRLGYVPVEGGMQYEDGVTLPVFALPTAMPLPKDLVFRRFDRLE; encoded by the coding sequence ATGTCTCAAGAAACTTTGCACTTGGCGCCCAATCTCTATACCAAGAGACTGACTCTAACCCTCATCGATTTCGACAAAaaggacgatgaggaagcCTTCATAGAATTACTGGCAACCATGGTCGGAGAATACATGAAAATCTCCGctcaagaagcaagaaaaaatgCAGTGGAATCCATCGAATTCTACCGCTCATACGGCCGGATCCAACCAAAACTTCTCGGCGGTCAAAGGATTGATAAATCTGCTATTTGGCTCATACGACTCGGAGCAAATTCACCCCACGGCCAGTGTGTTGGTACTACCTACGTGGTTCAAAGAAGCCTCATGCCTGACCAAAACTGGATCCTATTGCCCGACTACCGGGGTATGGGCTACGCTACCGAGGCTTCCAACGCAGTTTTGCGATACTTTTGCGACGGGCTGGGGCTCCGGGATATGATGGCCGTCATAGCTCCGGGTAACCTGAAGAGTCCCGCCGTAGCCAAGAGACTAGGATATGTGCCTGTCGAAGGTGGCATGCAGTACGAGGATGGGGTGACTCTTCCTGTATTTGCACTCCCTACAGCCATGCCACTTCCCAAGGATTTGGTATTTCGGCGGTTTGACCGTTTGGAATAG
- a CDS encoding sec7 domain-containing protein — MQSNQRHKALAPKLSLVTSLASRPRNEVPHSTTTSPLAKPLISTDPNAQRPELHSLSTSPKLTVTRNVNASFLDDPTPIEPDMADQHASRGRGRVRDSHDLSLSPRNVTRDSLVNNMLLSLDQFSLGHTTSTSTGGLFGGTALTYDDPRPWAHDTNTFSRGFPPPSRHKYSYSSDYEDDSNRTSVQLPRPRSRSPPRPRSNSSSTFQAPYPRVNGPGDPTQRSRPRAGTKDSTSSASIDAGYPQNIAGPPSWARSGFRRSASFDLGPPQMQTQLNASLMSPFHLDFPNNSVSDDYGSAPTPTIPGGPRRVSSSLALPRPPPDPSDFPGLERNRSPTRSVKSSSGRTKRPVNQQLVAPAMALSDFDAAPAPSVSYGKSKTDQLAASQTAGGLSQPKEKPGFFRRVFGSVKNTAPVVADAPTPRFIGQVSNAAAPIQKETLPQPPPPQQQQSTPVLQKKPSSFFRRRKKSVVDEAPPLPGEVPPLPSFDANLHADFDRPPASPASSLRQIMNPYLRESTAHPLGDITNKAARGVDDDDDDDRADFQRDFSPDYEPSPNAKIRAVHSDSDRDQSSSDGPKRPQNGLEHRNNSFLDLDGGSDNEDSPVRQRATYSADDKENDGISTYKNRDSTGTIRAKKSPYIAEQEKSNDAPVRPKVTIPTDRRSTSFASASTDDGDYKTAPSAPPSVRVERSSESSARGMGTLDMLKSRLDEPEFVIGEPTEDDRQKAQKIFDGVEDFIPKEKAASWMGEEGPIRQRTLQAYIELYDFTDLSILNALRKVCGRLILRGETQQVDRILVAFSKRWCDCNPNHGFKATDVIHTICYSIMLLNTDLHLADIEQKMTRSQFVKNTLTTITQAVEESVPDAFERPSILPDKGSVLHEGARPAAEPQERKTFRNSFRPPPRTDTQLGDAHDECGPLVKTSFYGPMKAWEEQIEIVLKSIYNSIRDDKLPLFGAEPERHLNTMPSQSSLSVMGMLKRSPNNSRNGGSRWASKSRSRPGLGRNGFNSSRTSFDDSNSLWSPAMSSATWSRYSLGRTQGSMSQDSFGSAMPRGDYQQSIGFANALSQAIVRDDDAHGNDGMSIMSAEVPATQLLDDESLELAGPPWIKEGRVMHKHHLDGVGKRANDRKWTEVFAVIQRGQMSIFSFNAPKSTRQKSRTRNAEKVNAPVGGGNWQDNAVNLGTFNLRLTLASALPSPGYSRSRPYVWALSLPTGAVHLFQVGTPEIIKEFVNTANYWSARLSTHPLIGGISNIEYGWSDSVVNNSLVNAINDNASIMSGGRNSRPGSRATHGRQNSVQSVNLPSSSMDHGSGAFTSGRGKLPGDRITISEWAPPTQSMRPSNLPEPEQLETLSTYVKSIEEDLQNHNQLRSPMLLAFTPRGNNANKAMANWERKSAYLLREIVKFRTYVDSLQQSESRRREIYKERDLARRAARGELSDGDMDVSDEDGDETLRP, encoded by the exons ATGCAGTCAAACCAAAGGCACAAGGCTCTTGCGCCCAAATTGAGCCTCGTCACGTCCCTTGCGTCGCGGCCTAGGAACGAGGTTCCGCACTCAACCACCACTAGCCCTCTGGCCAAGCCACTCATTTCCACGGATCCAAACGCCCAAAGGCCAGAGTTGCACTCGCTGAGCACGTCCCCGAAGCTGACTGTGACCCGCAACGTCAATGCTTCGTTTTTAGATGACCCGACGCCAATCGAACCCGACATGGCCGACCAACACGCGTCTAGAGGCAGAGGTAGAGTCCGGGACTCTCACGACCTCTCGCTGTCCCCCCGCAACGTCACCCGGGACTCGCTTGTGAATAACATGCTCCTGTCCCTCGACCAGTTCTCATTGGGACACACCACATCCACATCCACAGGCGGCTTGTTTGGCGGCACGGCGCTGACATACGACGACCCGCGGCCCTGGGCCCACGACACCAACACCTTTTCCCGCGGATTCCCACCACCATCGAGGcacaagtactcgtacagctcCGATTACGAAGACGACTCGAACCGAACCTCGGTCCAGCTACCCAGACCACGGAGCCGGAGTCCTCCTCGACCAAGGAGCAACAGCAGTTCGACCTTCCAGGCGCCCTATCCCAGGGTTAACGGCCCAGGAGATCCCACGCAACGCTCTCGACCCCGAGCCGGCACAAAggacagcaccagcagcgccagTATCGACGCAGGTTACCCTCAGAACATTGCTGGGCCTCCCAGCTGGGCCCGTAGCGGCTTCAGGCGCTCGGCGAGCTTTGATCTCGGGCCGCCGCAGATGCAAACGCAGCTCAATGCGTCATTGATGTCCCCGTTCCACCTCGACTTCCCGAACAACTCTGTATCTGACGACTACGGTTCCGCACCAACGCCCACAATCCCTGGGGGACCACGACGTGTATCGTCCAGCTTGGCTCTTCCTCGCCCACCACCCGACCCATCTGATTTTCCGGGCCTGGAACGCAACCGTAGCCCGACTCGTTCCGTCAAAAGCTCTTCGGGACGCACCAAACGGCCGGTAAACCAGCAATTGGTAGCACCTGCCATGGCATTAAGCGACTTCGATGCCGCCCCGGCACCTAGCGTTAGCTATGGCAAGTCTAAAACGGATCAGCTTGCTGCCTCTCAGACTGCTGGAGGACTTTCCCAGCCAAAAGAGAAGCCAGGTTTCTTCAGGCGTGTTTTCGGCTCCGTTAAGAATACAGCACCCGTCGTTGCGGATGCTCCGACTCCACGCTTCATCGGCCAAGTGAGCAACGCGGCCGCCCCTATCCAGAAAGAGACTTtgccgcagccgccgccgccgcagcagcagcaatctACCCCTGTATTacagaagaagccatcgtccTTCTTCCGTCGCCGGAAGAAGTCAGTTGTTGATGAGGCGCCGCCACTGCCGGGTGAAGTGCCTCCGCTTCCCTCCTTCGATGCTAACCTTCATGCCGATTTCGACCGACCCCCAGCAAGTCCTGCTAGTAGCCTAAGGCAAATCATGAATCCATACCTGCGAGAGAGCACAGCGCATCCTCTTGGCGATATTACCAACAAAGCTGCCAGAGGagttgacgatgacgatgatgacgaccgAGCAGATTTCCAGCGAGACTTCTCACCTGACTATGAACCAAGCCCCAATGCAAAGATAAGAGCGGTCCATTCTGATTCTGACCGAGATCAGTCATCCTCTGATGGTCCCAAACGCCCTCAGAATGGACTTGAACACAGGAACAATTCTTTCTTGGATCTTGACGGTGGCAGTGATAACGAGGACTCTCCCGTTCGACAGCGGGCTACATATTCAGCAGATGATAAGGAGAATGATGGAATATCTACATACAAGAACAGGGACTCTACGGGCACCATTCGCGCCAAGAAATCGCCGTATATTGCGGAACAAGAAAAATCAAATGACGCACCTGTTCGTCCTAAGGTCACAATACCGACTGATCGCCGGTCGACTTCCTTTGCCTCGGCATCGACTGATGACGGTGACTATAAAACCGCACCCAGTGCACCGCCTAGCGTCCGCGTCGAAAGATCGAGCGAGTCAAGTGCCAGAGGAATGGGAACGCTTGATATGCTCAAGAGTCGCTTGGATGAACCCGAATTCGTTATTGGCGAGCCTACCGAAGATGATCGACAGAAGGCGCAAAAGATatttgatggagttgaagacTTCATccccaaggagaaggctgctTCTTGGATGGGCGAAGAAGGCCCTATTCGCCAGCGGACTCTGCAGGCGTATATTGAGCTGTATGACTTCACAGACCTGAGCATTCTCAATGCGCTACGTAAAGTGTGTGGCCGTTTGATACTGCGCGGTGAGACACAGCAAGTCGATCGCATCTTGGTGGCCTTTTCCAAGCGATGGTGTGATTGCAATCCGAACCACGGCTTTAAAGCGACTG ACGTCATCCACACTATTTGCTACTCTATTATGCTTCTCAATACTGATCTGCATCTTGCTGATATTGAGCAAAAGATGACTCGCAGCCAATTCGTGAAGAATACTCTGACAACAATTACCCAAGCTGTTGAAGAATCTGTCCCTGATGCCTTTGAGCGCCCCAGTATTCTGCCCGACAAGGGCTCCGTGCTCCATGAGGGAGCGCGGCCAGCAGCTGAGCCGCAGGAGCGGAAAACTTTCCGGAATTCATTCAGACCTCCCCCTCGCACCGATACGCAGCTGGGAGATGCCCACGACGAGTGTGGACCGCTTGTTAAGACGTCCTTCTATGGTCCAATGAAAGCTTGGGAGGAGCAAATTGAGATAGTTTTGAAGAGCATTTATAACTCGATTCGAGATGATAAACTGCCATTGTTTGGTGCGGAGCCAGAGAGGCATCTCAACACCATGCCATCACAAAGCAGTCTGTCCGTCATGGGAATGCTCAAGAGGAGCCCTA ATAACAGCCGTAACGGAGGCTCGCGATGGGCCTCCAAGAGCCGATCACGGCCTGGACTTGGACGTAATGGATTCAACTCTAGCCGAACCAGCTTCGACGACTCAAATTCTCTCTGGAGCCCAGCCATGTCATCGGCGACCTGGAGCCGCTACTCGCTGGGGAGAACCCAAGGCTCCATGTCTCAGGATTCGTTTGGCTCGGCCATGCCCCGAGGTGATTATCAGCAATCTATTGGGTTTGCAAATGCTCTCAGCCAGGCCATTGTCCGTGACGACGATGCGCACGGCAATGATGGCATGTCCATCATGAGCGCCGAAGTACCTGCCACTCAACTGCTGGACGACGAATCCCTAGAATTGGCCGGCCCTCCCTGGATTAAAGAAGGCAGAGTCATGCACAAGCATCATTtggatggcgttggcaaGAGGGCAAATGACCGGAAATGGACCGAAGTCTTTGCCGTCATCCAAAGGGGTCAGATGAGCATCTTCTCGTTCAATGCACCCAAGTCAACGCGGCAAAAGAGCCGCACAAGGAATGCTGAAAAAGTCAACGCTCCTGTGGGAGGTGGTAACTGGCAGGACAATGCTGTAAACCTGGGCACGTTTAACTTGCGACTGACCCTCGCGTCAGCACTCCCATCTCCCGGCTATTCGCGGTCAAGGCCGTACGTGTGGGCACTAAGCTTGCCCACGGGAGCTGTTCATCTATTCCAGGTCGGAACTCCTGAGATTATAAAGGAATTTGTGAATACGGCCAATTACTGGAGCGCGCGGCTGAGCACGCATCCGCTCATCGGTGGCATAAGCAACATCGAATACGGATGGAGTGACAGTGTTGTCAACAACTCGCTCGTTAATGCCATCAATGACAATGCTTCCATCATGAGCGGCGGCCGGAACTCACGCCCTGGTAGCCGAGCTACCCATGGTCGGCAAAACAGCGTTCAGAGTGTCAACCTGCCTTCTTCCAGCATGGACCATGGTTCTGGAGCCTTCACTAGTGGACGAGGAAAACTACCGGGGGATCGTATCACCATTTCCGAGTGGGCGCCACCAACACAGAGCATGCGGCCGAGCAACTTACCGGAACCGGAGCAGCTAGAGACACTCTCAACATATGTCAAGAGCATCGAAGAAGATTTACAAAACCACAACCAACTTCGCAGCCCTATGCTCCTTGCCTTCACTCCCAGAGGCAACAACGCGAACAAGGCCATGGCGAACTGGGAACGCAAGAGCGCATACTTGCTTAGGGAGATTGTCAAGTTCAGAACCTATGTGGATAGTCTGCAGCAATCGGAGAGCAGGAGGCGGGAGATTTATAAAGAGCGGGACTTGGCTCGACGAGCGGCCAGAGGTGAACTTAGTGACGGCGATATGGACGTCAGCGacgaagatggtgatgagacACTGCGACCTTGA
- a CDS encoding glycosyl hydrolases family 16 domain-containing protein translates to MFYWLLFLSIYLAIPVLASLKDLSHCDPLKKDAHCPPDPAVASKTSFDFTKATWDDQFTSFWTVDASTSQDKRQLTFNTTDSKGAAFNIWQDSQAPTLTSNKYMLFGKVSVEVQAAKGPGIITAIVLKSDSGDEIDWELLGAFENQAQTNYFYDGQPLFNTYNTTYHLDASSFASTQKYSIEWTPTNLSFSINNIVRKSWHVGDIPAYKWPQTPMQVKLGIWTVSNSSDPGTVAWAGGLPNWTGHDADKNPYSAYFKTVELEDYTGGCNETAKGANIEYLYDERTTGTSQPTQTSDGDKSHPSSSATTEEQPSQTGEQNPDSSEDSSNESDNAALPSGRPSSTLGAVLFLLWLLAA, encoded by the exons ATGTTCTACTGGCTCCTCTTCCTATCCATTTATCTAGCTATTCCCGTGCTAGCCAGTCTAAAGGATCTATCTCACTGCGATCCCCTCAAGAAAGATGCTC ATTGCCCTCCTGATCCTGCCGTCGCCAGCAAAACCTCCTTTGACTTTACAAAAGCCACCTGGGATGACCAATTCACTTCCTTCTGGACTGTCGACGCCTCTACATCGCAAGACAAACGCCAGCTTACTTTCAACACCACCGATAGCAAAGGAGCTGCCTTTAACATCTGGCAAGACAGCCAAGCACCTACCTTGACCAGCAATAAATACATGCTCTTTGGCAAAGTCAGCGTCGAAGTCCAAGCCGCCAAAGGCCCCGGCATCATTACCGCCATTGTCCTCAAGTCTGACTCAGGAGACGAGATTGATTGG GAACTCCTTGGGGCCTTCGAAAACCAAGCCCAAACAAATTACTTCTATGATGGCCAGCCTCTCTTCAACACGTACAACACAACGTATCACCTCGACGCCTCTTCCTTCGCCTCGACACAGAAGTACAGCATCGAATGGACCCCCACGAatctcagcttctcaatTAACAACATCGTTCGCAAGTCGTGGCACGTTGGTGACATCCCGGCCTACAAGTGGCCTCAAACCCCCATGCAAGTCAAGCTCGGCATCTGGACCGTTAGCAATAGCAGCGATCCAGGCACAGTCGCCTGGGCCGGTGGTCTGCCCAACTGGACCGGCCACGACGCCGACAAGAACCCGTACAGTGCCTACTTCAAGACGGTCGAGCTAGAAGACTATACCGGCGGATGCAACGAGACTGCCAAGGGCGCCAACATCGAGTATCTGTATGACGAACGCACAACAG GTACCTCCCAACCCACACAGACTAGCGATGGTGATAAATCTCACCCATCCTCTTCTGCTACTACTGAGGAACAGCCATCGCAAACGGGAGAGCAAAACCCAGACTCGTCTGAAGACAGTAGCAATGAGAGTGACAATGCGGCGCTGCCCAGTGGAAGACCATCTTCGACACTCGGTGCGgtgctcttcctcctttggCTTCTCGCTGCGTGA